Genomic DNA from Fusobacterium varium:
GAAACCTCTAAGAATTAGAATGTTTAATCTTTCATAGTCTATTGCAGGATCTTTTCCAGCAAATTGTATTACTAAATAATCTATATTTGCCACTAAAGGTCTTTCAACTAGATTTTTTCTCTTTTCTACTTTTATAATAGCATTGTCCTCAGATATCTCAACTATATCTCCAACAACACAATTTTGCTTGTCATCTTTTCTTTTTAAGATTCCTCTAAGCTTACACTCATACACTTGTTCATCAACTTTTACATAGTAAAAACCTTGTATTTTATTTATAATAATACCTTTTATTTTCATCCCTCCATACTGTTATTTTATTCTATTTACAGTAATATCTATCTCTGTTCCTGCTGGAACTTTTCTTCCTGAAACTATACTTGTTTCAATAACAACACCATCTGGTATTTCTGCTAATGTTACATAATTAATCTTTCCTACAAGCAGTGAATTTTCACTTAAAAGAATTTCAGCATCATTTACATCAACTCCAATAATATCGGGCATCTTTGTTTCCATCATCTGCTTTGAACTATTTATAAGGAAAGAGATTTTTTGTCCTTTCTTTAAAAGAGTATCTGTAGCTGGATCAGTGGCAATAACCTCATTATATGGAAGAGCTGCCTTTGTTGAGGCTACTCTATCAACTATTAACCCCTTTTGTTCAGCTATGGCTTTAGCATCAAGGAAGTTCATTCCCACAAGTTGTGGCACTTCTACTAGAGCCTCTCCTTTACTTACCCAAACCTTTATATTTCTATTTTTCTTTACAATACTATCTGGTTCAGGCTCTTGCATAAATATTTCACCTACTGGAAGATCTGAAAATTCATCTCCCATATTTCTAATGTTAAGATTGTTATCAGTTAAAAGTTCTTCAGCCTCTTCAAGAGTAAAGCTCTTTAAATCTGGCACTTTGTAGTAAGTTTCATTAAAATATGATTTTTCAAATATTTTTAATGAAAAGAACCCTGCCACACCTAGAGCTACAACTGTGATAAAAGAGAAAAAAACTAACTTTTTATTCATTTAGTCCTCCTCAAAAAATTCAATTTATATACTATTTGATGATAACATATGAGCTAAAAAATATCAATAAACTTTTATTGTAAGATAGTTTGAAAATTTTTTTATTCTATTAATAAATCTATCTAAAATATTATTATATTTTTAGTATATCAAAGAAAAAAATCTCATGTCAATGATATAAAAAAATATATACAAGAAAAAAATTTTATAATATAATATTTAATGGTAAAGACTTAAAAAATGGAGGGAAATATGAAACTAACTCTTAGAGAAAAAGAAAAACTTCTTATAGTTGTAGCTGCTGAAGTAGCTAGAAGAAGAAAAAATAAAGGTTTAAAACTTAACTATCCAGAGGCTATTGCATTGATTACAGATGAATTAATGGAAGGAGCTAGAGAGGGAAAAAGTGTTGAAGAATTAATGAGCTTTGGAAGAACTATCCTTACTAGAGATGATGTAATGGAAGGTGTGCCAGAGATGATAGAAACTGTACAAGTTGAAGCAACTTTCCCAGATGGAACAAAACTTGTAAGTGTTAAAGATCCAATTGAATAGGAGGCAAAATGAAACCGGGAGAATATATTTTAAGAAAAGATAAAATAGTTTGTAATGCTGGAAAAGAAGCGATTACATTGAGAGTTATAAATAGAGGAGATAGAGCTATACAAATAGGATCTCACTTTCATTTTTATGAAGTAAATCCAATTCTTGAATTTGATAGAGCAAAAGCTTATGGAAAGAGATTGGACATAGCTGCTGGAACTGCTGTAAGATTTGAGCCTGGAGATGAAAAAGAGATTAGACTTATTGATATAGCAGGAAATAGAAAAGTTTATGGTTTAAATGATAAAGTAAACGGAGCATTAGACTAGGAGGCTTAGAACTGTTATTGAAAATATGTAAATTTATATAATAATATCTAAATAGTTTATAGATAATTATATAATATTAAATAACATAAAAAATGATTAAGGAGTTAATAGAAGATGATACTTGCGAAGAAAGTTAGAATTTATCCAACTAAAGAGCAAGAACAAAAATTGTGGCAATCTGTAGGAACTGCTAGATTTATCTATAATTACACTCTTACAAAACAAGAAGAAAATTATAAAAATGGTGGTAAATTTATTAGCGATGGAATCATAAGAAAAGAATTAACTCAACTTAAAAAGTCAGAACTATCATGGTTAAATGAAGTATCAAATAATATTACTAAACAAGCTGTAAAAGACGCCTGTAATGCCTATAAAAGATTTTTTAAAGGTTTAGCAAATAAACCAAAATTTAAAAGTAGAAAGAAAAGCAAACCTAGTTTTTACAATGACCCTATAAAATTAAAAGTTAAAGAGAAAAAAGTCTTAATTGAAAAAGTAGGTTGGATAAAAACAAATGAGCAAATACCAAGGAATGTTAAATATAATAATCCTAGAGTTACTTATGATAATAAATATTGGTATATATCTGTTGGGATAGAAGTGGAAAAAGAGCAGGAAAAACTAACGGATATGTCGTTAGGTGTAGATTTAGGTTTAAAAGATTTGGCTATTTGTTCAGATGGAACTGTTTTTAAAAATATTAACAAAACTAAAAAAGTAAAAAAATTAGAAAAAAAATTAAAACAGAAACAAAGACAAATTAGCAGAAAATATGAGATAAATAAAATTAAAAAAGAGGGAGGTGAACGTTGCCAATTTATTAAAACTAAAAATATAGAAAAATTAGAAAATACAACAAAGCTAATACATAGAAAATTAACTAATATTAGAAATAACTATCTTCATCAAGTTACAACAAGTATAGTGAAAGCCAAACCATACAGAATTGTGATAGAAGATTTGAATGTTTCTGGAATGATGAAAAATAAACATCTGTCTGATTCAGTAAGAAAACAATGTTTTAATAAGTTTAGACAGTATCTGACATATAAAACAGAGTTAAATGGAATTGAATTGGTAATAGCAGATAGATTTTATTCATCATCAAAAACTTGTAGCGAGTGTGGTTATATAAAAAAAGATTTAAAACTAAAAGATAGAATTTATAGATGTCCACATTGTGGAGCAGTGATTGATAGAGATTATAATGCTTCACTAAATTTATCTGTGTATAAATTAGCATAATTTCACAAACAAGAAAATGCTAATATGTAGGACGCGTTGTATCCGAATTTAAGCCTTTGGAGAGTTATATCAAACGAAAGTAGCTACGGCAAAATCGGATTCTATGAAGAAGGAAATAAACAAATTTCTATATTTTTATAGATTTTTGGCAACGAAAAAATGAGCTTTGAAATAGGAAGAAAACAATATGCTTCTATGTATGGTCCAACTACTGGAGATAGTATAAGACTAGCAGATACGGAGCTTTTTATTAGAATAGAAAAAGATTATACTACTTATGGAGAAGAGTGTAAATTTGGTGGAGGAAAATCTCTAAGAGCTGGAATGGGACTTAACCCTGTTGAGATGAGAGATAATGAAAAAGTTGTTGATACAATAATCACAAATGCAGTTATTCTTGACTACACAGGAGTATATAAAGCTGATATCGGTATAAAAGATGGAAAGATCAAATTTATCGGTAAAGGTGGAAACCCAGATATGATGGACAATGTAGATTTTATTGTATCTGCAAGTACTGAAGTTATAGCTGGAGAGGGAACAATAGTTACAGCTGGAGGAATTGATACTCACGTTCACTATATTACACCTGAAATAGTTGAAACTGCTTTAAGTGGAGGACTTACAACTCTTATTGGAGGGGGAACAGGACCTGCTGAAGGAACAAAAGCTGTTACTTCAACTCCAGGAGCTTGGCATATTCACAGAATGTTAGAATCAGCTGAAGGATTCCCTATTAACTTCGGTTTCTTTGGAAAGGGAAGTGGAGCTGTTGAAGGTCCTAATGAGGAGCAAATAGAAGCTGGAGCTATCGGTTTAAAAGTTCACGAAGACTGGGGAGCTACAAGATCAGCTATTGACAATGCACTAAAATGTGCAGACAAATATGATGTTCAAGTTGCACTACACTCTGATACATTAAATGAATTTGGATTTGTTGAAGATACTATTGATGCAATAAAAGATAGAGTAATTCATACTTTCCATACAGAGGGAGCAGGGGGAGGACACGCACCTGACATCGTTAGAATGGCATCATTTAATAATGTACTACCAGCATCAACTAACCCTACTAAACCTTTTACAGTTAACACAATAGCTGAACATTTAGATATGTTAATGGTTTGTCATCACCTAGACCCTAAAGTTCCTGAAGATTTAGCCTTTGCTGATTCAAGAATCAGAGAGCAAACAATAGCTGCTGAAGATATTCTTCAAGATATGGGAGCTTTAAGTATTATGAGTTCTGATGCTCTTGCAATGGGAAGAATTGGAGAGGTTGTAATGAGAACTTGGCAAACAGCTCACAAAATGAAACTACAAAGAGGAATTTTAGAGGGAGATGAGGAGTATTGTGATAACAATAGAGCTAAAAGATATATTGCTAAATACACAATCAACCCTGCTCTAGCTCATGGAATCTCTGAATATGTAGGTTCTATTGAAGTTGGTAAATATGCTGACTTAGTTATTTGGGAACCTGCTTTCTTTGGAGTAAAACCTAAAATGGTAGTAAAATGTGGAATGGTAGCTCAAGCAGTTGTTGGAGATGCCAATGCAACAATTCCTACACCTGAGCCAATGATTATGAGAAATCAATTTGGAGGATATGGAAAAGCTATTGGAAGCACATCTATAACATTTGTTTCAACTTATGCTTATGAAGATGGAATCAAAGATAAACTAGGATTGAATAAAATAGTTTTACCAGTTAGAGGACATAGAACTTTAACTAAAAAGGATATGAAACTAAACAATGCAACTCCAAATATCACTGTTGATCCTCAAACATATGATGTAAGAGTAGATGGAGAGTTAATCACTTGTGAGCCATTAAAAGAATTACCAATGGCACAAAAATATTTCTTATTCTAATTTAAGGAAGGTAAAAAGATGATATTAGATAAAATTCTTGGAAATATAAAGGATATGGAAGATATACACTGTCATGTAGAGAGAATCTACTTAGAAAGTGATGAACTTTTAAAAAGAGTTCTAAGAGTGACATCAGATCATGGACATGAGTATGGAATCTCTTTACCAAAGGGTAGTGAAATGAGAGATGGAGATATTCTTTTTAATGATGGTCATAATATGGTAGTTATCTCTGTAAAAGAAGATGATGTTATTGTTATCACTCCTAGAGATATAAATGAGATGGGAGAGGTAGCACACAACCTTGGAAATAAACATTTACCAGTTCAAATTGAAGATGGTAAGATAATTATTCAATATGATTACTTAGTAGAAAAATTCCTACAAGATCTACAAGTAAATTTTGAAAGAAAAAATATGAAATTAAAGCAGGCATTTAGACATGTGGACCACAGCCATTAATATGAAAATTTTAAATGTTATGCAAATTTGTGACTCAAACTTTCCAGTAGGCTCTTTTAATCACTCTTTTGGTATGGAGACATATTTAAGAGATGGAGAGATAAAAGATACTGCTACTCTAAAAGTTTGGTTACTATCATATCTTAAACATCAATTTATATATAATGATGGTTTTGCTATGAGAATAGTTTTTGAAAAATTAAAAGAGAACAAGATAGATGATATTTGGGAACTAGATAGAAAGATCACTGTACAAAACACTTCAAAAGAGAGTAGAGATGGAGCTAAACTAATTGGACAAAGAATGATTAAAACCTATTTAGAGCTTTATGATATACCTCTTTTAAAAGAGTATGGAGATAGAATCAGAAAAAAACTATCTTTTGGACACCCTAGTATTGCCACTGCTATTCTTTTGAATTATTTAGAAATATCTATTGAAGATACTATTCTATATTATATGTATAGTACAATCTCAACTTTAATTCAAAATGGAGTAAGAGCTATACCTCTAGGACAAAAGGATGGACTTATTTTAATGCAGGAGTTTTTCCCTATATTTGAAAAATTGCTGTCAGAGATAATGAATCTGAATGATGAGGATTTTGGATTGACAGTTCCGGGATTAGAGATATCACAAATAAATCACGAAGAATTAGTATTTAGATTGTTTATGTCTTAAAATTAATTTCCTCTGCTCCCTATAAAGATCTTTTTGTATGGGAGCAAAGGAGATAGAAAAAAAGGAGAGGTAATGAAAGAACCAGTAATAATCGGTGTTGGAGGACCAGTAGGTTCAGGGAAGACACTTCTAATAGAGAGAGTTACTAGAATGATGGCAAATGATTACAAGATTGCTGTTATAACTAATGATATTTATACAAAAGAAGATGCTATGTTTATGGTGAAAAACTCTGTTTTACCTGAAGATAGAATAATTGGAGTAGAAACTGGAGGTTGTCCTCATACAGCTATAAGAGAAGATGCCTCTATGAACTTTGCTGCAATAGATGAATTGAAAAGTAGATTTGATGATTTAGATATAATCTTCCTTGAAAGTGGAGGAGATAATCTAGCAGCTACTTTCAGTCCTGATTTAGTAGATTTTTCAATCTATATAATTGATGTGGCTCAAGGGGAGAAAATTCCTAGAAAAGCTGGACAAGGAATGATTAAAAGTGATATGTTCATTATAAATAAGATAGATTTAGCACCATATGTTGGGGCAAATCTTGATGTAATGAGAGAGGATACAAAAGTTTTTAGAAAAGAGAAAGACTTTATATTTACAAATCTTAAAACAGATGAGGGAGTAAATAGAGTTATTGATTGGATTAAATCTAATTGTCTTTTAGAGGGGCTTAAATAGATGAGAGAAAAAATCACAATAGATGATTTAGGAAAAAACAATCTTGCTGGGTATACTGAACTTATTTTACAAAAAACTCCTAGAAGAACAGGAGCAAAGAAAAGTTATACAGTGGGGGCAGCTAAGATCTCTCCAGCTATATATTTAGATGATGACAGTATCCCATGTTACTATCTTATTCAACTAGGTGGAGGATATATTGAGGGAGAGTATTATGAAAATAGATTAAAATTAGAGGAGGGTAGCCAAGCTATTTTAACTACTCAAGCATCTAGTAAGATTTATAAAAGTGAAAATGGTATTCCTTCAAAGCAATATACTAATCTACAACTTGAAAAAAATAGTAAACTTGAATTTATAAATGATAGTGTAATATTATATAAAGATGCAGTATATGAGCAAAGCACAGATATATATTTAGAAGAGAGAGCAACTCTTATATATTCTGATGGTATAACTGCTGGTTGGTCACCTGATGGAAAGCTCTTTCAATATACAAGTGCTAGAATAAAAACAAATCTTTATCTAAATGGAGAATTGATCTATTTAGATAATCTAAAAATTACACCTAAAGATTATGAGGTGCAAAGCTTTGGTATTCTTGAGGGATATAAAAACTTTGGAACAATGGTAGTAATTGATGAAAGAGTAGATAAAGAGTTGATAAAGAGATTGAGAGAGGAAACAAAAAATCTAAATTTAGATGTAAAATTTGGAATCTCTCTTCTTGAGAAAAATGGATTTATAGTTAGAGTATTGGGAAATCTTACTCAAGATATTCAAAAGGTTATAAATAAAGTTCATACATATTTAAGAAAAGAGTTTTTTGAATTTGAGGAGCTAGATTTAAGGAAGTACTAATATTTATTTAAGAAAGAGCTGAACATATTTGTTACAGCTCTATTTAATATTTTAAAGGAGAATTATGAATTTAAAAAAAATAATAATAGGAAGTTTAATATTAGGTTCATTAAATGTTTTTGCCTATGAACCAATTAAATATACCTTTGATGATGGAGTATATAAAAAAGAGATAACTGTTACTAAGTCTCCACAAAGAGCTGTAACTTTAGCACAATTTATGACTGAAACTCTTTTAGCTCTTGGTTTAGAAGATAAGATGACAGGAACAGCTTTATTAAATGAAGAAATTTTACCAGAATACAAAGAGGCATATGACAAGATACCTGAACTACAATTAGGTGAGGGACAACACTCAATATCTAAGGAATCATTTATAGCAACAGAAGTTGACTTTGTATCTGGTTGGGAACAATCAATAGCAGAGGAAACAACAGGATCATTAGATGAATTAGTAGATAGAGGAATAGTTCCTTTTATCTCTAGTGGATTAGCTCCAGATGCTACTATTGAAAGTGTATATAATGATTTTATACTTTTAGGAAGAATATTTGAAGTCCCTGAAAGAGCTGAAAAAGTTGTAGCTAAGATGAAAGCTGAAGTTAAAAGTGTAACTGATAAAACTAAAAATATAGAAAATAAACCTAGAGTATTAATCTATGATTCAGGAGAGGGAGAAGCCTTTGTTGGAGGTTCAGGGTTACCTAATAATCTTATTGAACTTGCTGGTGGAGAAAATATCTATAAAGATCTAGGACAAGACTATGCTACTGTTTCCTTTGAAGATATTGTTCAAAAAAATCCTGAAATCATAGTTGTAACAGAGTATTATTCTGGAATTACAGGAGATGAAAAAATTAAATTCTTAAAAAATAGTCCAGCTTTAAAAGATATAGATGCTATAAAAAATAATAGAATCTACAAAATAGGACTTATTGATTTAGCTCCAGGAATAAGAAACTCAAAAGCTGTCGAAAAACTATATAATATGTTTTATGGAAATGAAAAGTAATGAAAGTGAGAAAGGAAAAATATAACCTATTTTTTTTAATCCTTTTAGTTTCTTTAATATTGAGTATCTTAATAGGAGTTTCCTTTGGAAGTAGCTATATCTCCATAAAAAATGTATATCAGTTTTTAAGCAATAGAATTTTAAATAAAGAAATTTTTTCTCCTACTTGGAAGAAGAATATCGAGGCTATTATTTGGGAGATAAGAGTGCCAAGAGTGTTGCTCTCTGCAATTACAGGGGGAGGACTTGCAATTTCTGGAGTATTAATGCAATGTATAACTAAAAATCCCATAGCTGATCCATATATTTTAGGTATCTCTTCTGGAGCATCTGCTGGAGCAGTGGCAGTTATTATTTTTGGTGGAGCAACTATAGGTATGTTAGGAATCACAGGTGGAGCTTTTATTGGAGCTATTATTTGTGGAGTAATTGTTTTTATAATTGGAACAGAAAATGGAAAGAATATATCAACAGTTAGACTAATATTAACTGGTTTAGCTGTTTCAACTATATTTTCATCTATAACAAATATATTAGTCTATTCAGCTAAAAACTCAAATCAAGTGAGATCAGCAGTGTTCTGGAGTATGGGAAGTTTAGGTAGAGCAAAGTGGGGAGAATTATTAATACCATTTCTTGCATTAGCCATTGTCTTTATATTATCTATTCTTCTATCTAAATCATTGGATATTTTACTTTTAGGAGATAATACAGCAAAAATGGTTGGAATGAATATTGGAAAGATTAAAACAATTATCATTCTTTCATCTACTATTTTAATCTCTATTTTAGTTGCTCTTACAGGTTCAATCGGTTTTATAGGTTTGATAGTTCCACATATATGTAGATATTTTTGTGGTAGTTCACATAAAAAACTTTTAACATTATCTATTTTAGTTGGAGCAATATTTTTAATCTTGTGTGATACAATAGCTCGTACAATTTTTCCACCAAGAGATATACCTATTGGAATAATAACATCTATTATAGGAGGTCCTTTTTTCCTATCTATGATTGGAATAAAGAGTTTCTCTTTTGGAGGTAAAAATGGTAGAAGTTAAAAATCTATTTTATAAGATAAAGGATAAAAGTATTTTAAATGATATATCAATAAAATTTTCTGAAAAAAAGTTTATAGGCATAATCGGACCTAACGGAGCTGGTAAATCTACACTTTTAAAAAATATCTATGGAGTATTAACTCCAAGCAATGGAGATATTTTTATTGATGGGAAGAATATTAAAAATATAAATGGAAAAGAGAGAGCTAAAAAGATAGCTGTTTTATCTCAAGAGGATAGAGAAGAGTTTGATTTCAGTATTGAAGAGATAGTAAAGATGGGAAGATACCCACATAAAAGTATATTTGAAAATTACTCCAGTAATGATAGAGAGATTGCTATAAGTATGCTAAAAAAGGTGGGAATGGAAAATTATATAGGTAGAAATTTTAATGAGTTATCTGGTGGAGAGAAACAGAGAGTTTTAATTGCTAGAGCATTAGCACAGGATACGCCTATATTGATACTTGATGAGCCTACTAACCATTTGGATATTGGATATCAACTACAACTTTTACATTTAATTAAGCATTTAGATAAAAATGTAATTGCTGCTCTCCATGATCTCAATGTTGCTGCTATATTTTGTGATTATATCTATATATTAAAAGATGGTAAACTTATTGAAGAGGGAACACCAGAACAAGTTTTAAATAGAGAGAACTTAAAAAATATTTTTAATATTGAATGCTATATAGGAAAAAATCCAATAAATGATAAAGTTCAAATATCATATACTACAAGTCACTATCATGTTAATGGAGTAGGATCAGATCACTACCATGATGATCACTTTACAGGAATACATACACATATTATAGAAAAAAATTAAAAATATGTATTTTGAAAATAGAGCTTTAAAAGATAACTTAATATTATAAAATTTTATAGGCAGAATATAAAAAGGAGCTTTAGAATTAGTATGGTGACATTAATTTCTAAAAGCTCCTCTTTATTATAAATTAATTATACTAATCTTATTTCTTTCTAAAAGCTAAAATAATTCTTCCTATATTTTCACTGACTCTCTCTAAGTTTTTTTCTCCATTTTTAAGAGCAGTTTCTAAATTTTGTACTCCAGGAAGAATAGAAAAAATACTATCAAATCCATAGTCATATAATATATCTATATCTTCACCAACATTTCCAGCTAATGCTATTACAGGTATATTTTGTTTTTTAGCTGCTTGAGCTACACCATATGGAGTTTTTCCAAAACGAGTTTGTCCATCTATACTTCCCTCTCCAGTTATTACAAGAGTTGCACCTTTTAATTTTTCTTCAAGCTTACTATATTCAATAACAATATCTATACCTCTTCTTAATTCAGCAGATAGAAATGCCATTAATCCAGCTCCTAAACCTCCTGCTGCTCCAGCACCAGCTACATTTTCAACATCAATTTTTAAATCCCTTCTTATTATTTCAGCAAAATGTTTTAAATTATTATCTAATACAGGAATAGTTTTATCAGTTGCTCCTTTTTGACGTCCAAATATGTAAGCAGCACCTTTAGCTCCAGTAAGTGGATTCTCTACATCACAAGCTACTATAATTTTAACATTTTTTAATCTCTCATCAAGTTCTGAAAGATCTATTTTATCTAATTTTGAAAGTTCTCCGCCACCAAAACCTATTTGATTACCATTTTTATCTAATAATTTTCCTCCAAGAGCTTGAATCATTCCAGCTCCTCCATCATTAGTAGCACTTCCACCTATTCCTATTAAAATAGTTTTAACATTTAGATCTAAAGCTTTTTTAATAAGCTCTCCAGTCCCAAAAGTTGTTGTTATCATAGGATCTCTTTTTTCTTTTGAGATTAATTCTAATCCACTAGCACTTGCCATCTCTAAAATAGCTGTTTCTTGATCTCCTAATACTCCTAACTTTCCTTGAATCTTTTCTCCTAAAGGATTAGTAACCTCTACAAAATAGATAACTCCATTTGTAGCATCTACTAGAGATTGTGTTGTTCCCTCTCCACCATCTGCCATTGGTACTTTTATAAATTCACTATCTTTTAAAACTTTTTTTAATCCTCTTTCAATAGCATCACAAGCCACTTTTCCACTCATGCTCTCTTTAAAAGAGTCTGGTGCTATTACTATTTTCATAAATTTTCCTCCTGTAATTTTAATAGTAATATAGTTATTTATTTTAATCTTATTTTTATAATATTTTATATACGACATTTAAATTATAACGAAACTTATTTGATAATTCAATGTTGATATTTTGTTAATAAATATAAAATTGAGTCAAAATACAAGATTTTAAAATCTAATCAATAATTTCTTGTAAAATCATGTAGTAAATGATAAAATAATGTTGAATGAATTTTTATAAAGGTGATTATTTTATCACTTTTTTTAGGAGGAAAAATGGATTACACTATTGAAACATTAATATCAAGAGAAAAGGTTGAACAAAGAATTAAAGAGCTTGCTTGTGAAATCACAAAAGATTATGAAGGAAAAGAAGTTGTAGTTCTTGGACTTTTAAAGGGATCAGTTGTTTTTATGAGCGATCTTATTAAAGAATTAGATTTACCTCTTACTATTGATTTTATGAATGTATCTAGTTATGGAAATGGAACTAGCACAACTGGTGTTGTAAAAATATTAAAAGACGTTGATCAAGAACTTAAAGATAAAGATGTTATAATTGTTGAAGATA
This window encodes:
- the hpt gene encoding hypoxanthine phosphoribosyltransferase; the protein is MDYTIETLISREKVEQRIKELACEITKDYEGKEVVVLGLLKGSVVFMSDLIKELDLPLTIDFMNVSSYGNGTSTTGVVKILKDVDQELKDKDVIIVEDIIDTGLTLSYVKEFIKAKGTKSVKVCTLLDKPERRKVEMKGDYVGFEIPDEFVVGYGLDYAQKHRNFPFVGIVVKK
- a CDS encoding ABC transporter ATP-binding protein, which produces MVEVKNLFYKIKDKSILNDISIKFSEKKFIGIIGPNGAGKSTLLKNIYGVLTPSNGDIFIDGKNIKNINGKERAKKIAVLSQEDREEFDFSIEEIVKMGRYPHKSIFENYSSNDREIAISMLKKVGMENYIGRNFNELSGGEKQRVLIARALAQDTPILILDEPTNHLDIGYQLQLLHLIKHLDKNVIAALHDLNVAAIFCDYIYILKDGKLIEEGTPEQVLNRENLKNIFNIECYIGKNPINDKVQISYTTSHYHVNGVGSDHYHDDHFTGIHTHIIEKN
- a CDS encoding glycerate kinase, which produces MKIVIAPDSFKESMSGKVACDAIERGLKKVLKDSEFIKVPMADGGEGTTQSLVDATNGVIYFVEVTNPLGEKIQGKLGVLGDQETAILEMASASGLELISKEKRDPMITTTFGTGELIKKALDLNVKTILIGIGGSATNDGGAGMIQALGGKLLDKNGNQIGFGGGELSKLDKIDLSELDERLKNVKIIVACDVENPLTGAKGAAYIFGRQKGATDKTIPVLDNNLKHFAEIIRRDLKIDVENVAGAGAAGGLGAGLMAFLSAELRRGIDIVIEYSKLEEKLKGATLVITGEGSIDGQTRFGKTPYGVAQAAKKQNIPVIALAGNVGEDIDILYDYGFDSIFSILPGVQNLETALKNGEKNLERVSENIGRIILAFRKK